A genomic window from Streptomyces sp. NBC_01429 includes:
- a CDS encoding ABC transporter ATP-binding protein, with amino-acid sequence MIKFDAVNKRFPNGTTAVHDLTLEMPEGGITVLVGSSGCGKTTTLRMINRMVDPTSGTIRLGGKDIREQDAAELRRGIGYVIQQSGLFPHRTVLDNIATVPLLLGWGRRKSRARAAELLETVGLTAEAGKRYPHQLSGGQQQRVGVARALAADPPVLLMDEPFGAVDPVVRIQLQDELLRLQQELNKTIAFVTHDIDEAVRLGDRIAVFRTGGHLVQCAPPAELLARPADDFVADFLGAERELKLLSLTTLADVPVQRATTVRTVRDDAPAPRPGSGPHLVVSARNEPLGWLDPDAGAAGPPSPVRPLRDTDSLLAALNESIASPTGLIARVDGDGVLTGVTSREAIHEHAGRRHRQATRTEPTAQETAPKDDPGTPAASATPGGAI; translated from the coding sequence ATGATCAAATTCGACGCGGTGAACAAACGCTTCCCCAACGGCACCACGGCGGTTCACGACCTCACGCTGGAGATGCCGGAGGGCGGTATCACCGTCCTCGTCGGCTCCTCGGGCTGCGGTAAGACGACCACGCTGCGCATGATCAACCGCATGGTCGACCCGACCTCGGGCACCATCCGGCTGGGCGGCAAGGACATCCGCGAGCAGGACGCCGCCGAACTGCGGCGCGGTATCGGGTACGTGATCCAGCAGTCGGGCCTCTTCCCGCACCGTACGGTCCTCGACAACATCGCGACCGTGCCGCTGCTGCTGGGCTGGGGCCGCCGGAAGTCCCGCGCGCGGGCCGCCGAGCTGCTGGAGACGGTCGGGCTGACGGCGGAGGCCGGCAAGCGCTACCCGCACCAGCTCTCCGGCGGCCAGCAGCAGCGCGTCGGCGTGGCCAGGGCGCTGGCCGCCGATCCGCCGGTGCTGCTGATGGACGAACCGTTCGGCGCGGTCGACCCGGTCGTCCGGATCCAGCTCCAGGACGAGCTGCTCCGGCTCCAGCAGGAGCTGAACAAGACGATCGCGTTCGTCACGCACGACATCGACGAGGCGGTACGGCTCGGTGACCGCATCGCCGTCTTCCGTACCGGCGGCCATCTGGTGCAGTGCGCGCCGCCCGCCGAGCTGCTGGCCCGCCCGGCCGACGACTTCGTCGCGGACTTCCTGGGCGCGGAGCGCGAGTTGAAGCTGCTGTCGCTGACGACGCTCGCGGACGTCCCCGTCCAGCGGGCCACGACCGTACGGACGGTACGGGACGACGCGCCGGCGCCCCGGCCGGGAAGCGGACCGCATCTGGTCGTCTCCGCGCGGAACGAGCCGCTGGGCTGGCTGGACCCGGACGCCGGGGCGGCCGGCCCGCCCTCCCCCGTGCGCCCGCTGCGCGACACGGACTCGCTGCTCGCGGCGCTGAACGAGTCGATCGCCTCGCCGACCGGGCTGATAGCCAGGGTCGACGGCGACGGTGTGCTCACCGGGGTCACCTCGCGGGAGGCGATCCACGAGCACGCGGGCCGCAGGCACCGGCAGGCGACGCGGACGGAGCCCACCGCACAGGAGACGGCACCGAAGGACGATCCCGGAACCCCGGCCGCCTCCGCCACCCCCGGTGGGGCGATATGA
- a CDS encoding NAD(P)H-binding protein: MIIVTGANGKLGSRTVQRLLDRIPADRIGVSVRNTDSAAGLAARGVRVRRGDFADPDSLSEAFEGATHVLVVSTYTTGPAAIAHHTAAADAAIAAGAKRVLYTSHQGASADSLFAPMPDHAATERYLAGTGTPFTALRNGYYASTIPLLLGQALRTGELVAPADGPVSWTAHDDLAEATAVILADEGRFEGRFEGRFDGATPPLTAPDALDLEDIAGILGDLTGRTIRRVVADDAEWTAGLVGHGVPEDHAALLLGMFHASRRGEFAATGPTLTDLLGRDTVPIRSVLEEVVATG; encoded by the coding sequence ATGATCATCGTCACCGGCGCGAACGGCAAGCTCGGCTCCAGGACCGTTCAGCGGCTGCTCGATCGGATCCCCGCGGACCGGATCGGTGTGAGCGTGCGCAACACGGACAGCGCCGCCGGCCTCGCCGCGCGCGGCGTCCGGGTACGGCGCGGAGACTTCGCGGACCCCGACTCCCTCTCCGAGGCGTTCGAGGGCGCCACCCATGTGCTCGTCGTCTCGACGTACACCACCGGCCCTGCCGCGATCGCTCATCACACGGCGGCCGCCGACGCGGCCATAGCGGCCGGGGCCAAGCGTGTTCTGTACACGAGTCACCAGGGCGCGAGCGCCGACTCCCTCTTCGCCCCGATGCCCGACCACGCCGCCACCGAGCGGTACCTCGCGGGGACGGGCACACCGTTCACGGCCCTGCGCAACGGGTACTACGCGAGCACCATCCCGCTCCTCCTCGGCCAGGCGCTCCGGACCGGTGAACTGGTCGCCCCGGCCGACGGGCCGGTGTCGTGGACCGCACACGACGACCTCGCGGAGGCGACGGCGGTCATCCTCGCGGACGAAGGCCGGTTCGAGGGCCGGTTCGAGGGCCGGTTCGACGGCGCGACCCCGCCGCTGACCGCGCCGGACGCGCTCGACCTGGAAGACATCGCCGGCATCCTCGGCGACCTGACCGGACGCACCATCCGCCGGGTCGTCGCCGACGACGCCGAGTGGACGGCCGGCCTGGTCGGGCACGGCGTGCCCGAGGATCATGCGGCCTTGCTGCTGGGCATGTTCCACGCGTCCCGGCGCGGCGAGTTCGCCGCCACCGGGCCCACGCTCACGGACCTGCTCGGGCGGGACACCGTGCCGATCCGCTCGGTCCTGGAGGAAGTGGTCGCCACGGGCTGA
- a CDS encoding Uma2 family endonuclease, with protein MSADPIMEPVAKPSQDPIDLLIAIEEASETPIRPEYFEGMVVVPPQPDHSHNHGAFELSFQLRAAGIDLAGIGNGFRTGLRNERTLALTIPDFYVMHRTPTDMDEAYRKAYKGWYPIDLLALVGEVTSSNHETDSGPKYRSYAAAGIPVYVLIHRQEAKAYAFSDPVPESGRDAAHYATKVEVELGRPLPLPGPYPSLDTAVLLAD; from the coding sequence ATGAGCGCCGATCCCATCATGGAGCCGGTGGCCAAGCCGAGCCAGGACCCCATCGATCTACTGATCGCGATCGAGGAGGCGTCGGAGACGCCGATTCGGCCCGAGTACTTCGAGGGGATGGTGGTCGTGCCACCGCAACCGGACCACAGTCACAACCACGGCGCGTTCGAACTTTCGTTCCAGCTCCGTGCGGCGGGAATCGATCTGGCCGGCATCGGCAACGGCTTCCGCACCGGGCTCAGGAACGAGCGCACCCTCGCCCTCACCATCCCCGACTTCTACGTCATGCACCGCACCCCGACCGATATGGATGAGGCGTACCGCAAGGCGTACAAGGGCTGGTACCCGATCGACCTGCTCGCCCTGGTCGGGGAGGTCACCTCCAGCAATCACGAGACGGATTCCGGCCCCAAGTACCGCAGCTACGCGGCTGCGGGCATCCCCGTCTACGTGCTCATCCACCGCCAGGAGGCCAAGGCGTACGCCTTCTCCGACCCGGTACCGGAGAGCGGCAGGGACGCCGCGCACTACGCCACCAAGGTGGAAGTCGAGCTGGGCCGCCCGCTTCCGCTGCCGGGTCCCTACCCGTCGCTCGACACCGCCGTGCTCCTGGCGGACTGA
- a CDS encoding ABC transporter substrate-binding protein: protein MNAPSSPKHSALPRRALLGGLLATASVPVLAACGGGITSLDGQGGGGGTGGGSSAGGVTIGTANFTENQILGHLYAAVLGAAGVKTKVRPNLGTREILIPALKGGDIDLLPEYQGALLHYLSPKATATEEGEMQNALAVALPAGLQILPYGRAEDSDAFAVTRETAAKYGLVSLADLKKQNGKLVIGAAPEVKKRVVGVVGLKEVYGVEFKEFKSLDSSGPLVKGALKKGDVDVANLFTTDTDIAAEGWVVLTDPKNLVPGQHVVPLIADRKADSTVRKALARLGGALTTEDLTELNRRVDKDKKDPEDVANAWAAAHGLAKKR from the coding sequence ATGAACGCACCGAGTTCACCGAAGCACTCCGCCCTCCCCCGCCGCGCGCTGCTCGGCGGCCTGCTGGCCACCGCCTCCGTACCCGTGCTCGCCGCGTGCGGCGGCGGCATCACCTCCCTGGACGGCCAGGGCGGCGGCGGGGGCACGGGCGGCGGTTCCAGCGCGGGCGGCGTCACCATCGGCACCGCCAACTTCACCGAGAACCAGATCCTGGGCCACCTCTACGCCGCCGTCCTCGGCGCGGCAGGCGTGAAGACGAAGGTCCGCCCCAACCTCGGGACCCGCGAGATCCTCATCCCCGCCCTCAAGGGCGGCGACATCGACCTCCTCCCGGAGTACCAGGGCGCGCTGCTCCACTACCTCTCGCCGAAGGCCACCGCCACGGAGGAGGGCGAGATGCAGAACGCCCTCGCCGTCGCCCTGCCCGCCGGGCTCCAGATCCTCCCGTACGGCAGGGCCGAGGACTCCGACGCCTTCGCCGTCACCCGGGAGACCGCCGCCAAATACGGGCTCGTCTCCCTCGCCGATCTGAAGAAGCAGAACGGCAAGCTGGTCATCGGGGCGGCGCCCGAGGTGAAGAAGCGGGTCGTGGGGGTCGTCGGGCTCAAGGAGGTGTACGGAGTCGAGTTCAAGGAGTTCAAGTCGCTCGACTCCTCCGGGCCGCTGGTCAAGGGCGCGCTGAAGAAGGGCGATGTGGATGTCGCCAACCTCTTCACCACGGACACCGACATCGCCGCCGAGGGCTGGGTCGTCCTCACCGACCCCAAGAACCTCGTGCCGGGCCAGCACGTCGTCCCGCTGATAGCCGACCGCAAGGCCGACTCGACGGTCCGCAAGGCCCTGGCGCGGCTGGGCGGGGCGCTCACGACGGAGGACCTCACCGAGCTGAACCGCCGGGTCGACAAGGACAAGAAGGACCCGGAGGACGTCGCGAACGCCTGGGCGGCGGCGCACGGACTGGCGAAGAAGCGCTGA
- a CDS encoding ABC transporter permease — protein sequence MYELFKNLGSWLVAGEQWTGPDGIGHRIAEHLQYSLLATLIAAAIALPVGLLIGHTGRGAFVAINLASFGRALPTVGLVVLVFLAGGLSMTPVYVALVALAVPSVVTNTYAGMTAVDPEVKDAARGQGMRGHQVLLRVEIPLALPLIMTGLRLALIQVVATATIAAYVSFGGLGRYVFDGLAQRDLVQVLGGAVLVAVVAVVLDLALSGLQRVLFRHRRAAA from the coding sequence ATGTACGAACTCTTCAAGAACCTCGGCTCCTGGCTGGTCGCCGGCGAGCAGTGGACGGGCCCCGACGGCATCGGCCACCGCATCGCGGAACATCTCCAGTACTCGCTGCTCGCGACCCTCATCGCCGCCGCCATCGCGCTGCCCGTCGGACTGCTCATCGGCCATACGGGCCGGGGCGCGTTCGTCGCGATCAACCTGGCCTCCTTCGGCCGGGCGCTGCCGACGGTGGGACTGGTCGTGCTGGTCTTCCTGGCCGGCGGGCTGTCGATGACCCCGGTGTACGTGGCGCTGGTCGCCCTGGCCGTGCCGTCCGTCGTGACCAACACGTACGCCGGGATGACCGCCGTCGACCCGGAGGTCAAGGACGCTGCGCGCGGCCAGGGCATGCGCGGCCACCAGGTGCTGCTGCGGGTGGAGATCCCGCTCGCGCTCCCGCTGATCATGACCGGGCTGCGGCTCGCGCTGATCCAGGTGGTGGCGACGGCGACCATCGCCGCGTACGTCAGCTTCGGCGGGCTCGGCCGGTACGTCTTCGACGGGCTGGCGCAGCGCGACCTGGTGCAGGTGCTGGGCGGCGCGGTGCTGGTCGCGGTGGTGGCGGTCGTGCTGGACCTGGCGCTCTCGGGGCTCCAGCGCGTTCTGTTCCGCCACCGCCGCGCGGCGGCGTGA
- a CDS encoding aromatic amino acid ammonia-lyase, with the protein MKSSHRADPPGVGRAGTPDRAALVVLDGQSLPVADVVRLAEGAARPVPGTDAMKRVEQSWYVARELAASGRVYGRSTGVGANRGEAVPSEAADHGLRLLRSHAGAVGAPLPAREVRAMLAVRANQLLAGGAGLRPTVVTALCEALESGAYPLVHEFGSVGTGDIAALAQLGLALAGEHPWLGGYGDGDGGDGDGGGRSSGRGAGRSPAPGPDRSPARGPAAQPLDNNDALALISSNALTLGQAALALDELRRLLVATELVAALSLLAVDGSYEAYAEPVHAARPHPGSYAVAARMRGLLGAPERPGPPLGRIQDPYGFRCVPQIHGPARDAADALESALAVEINAAAENPLIFPGTETDPIPAAYHHGGFYLAQIALALDHFRLSLVQTARLSTSRLSALNEPGFTRLRPFLADAEPASSGVMILEYAAGAALGDLRAYAAPASLGHAVLSRGVEEQASFASLAARQTLRLADAYRLVVGCELVAAVRALRQRGLRPEPGLPVGRAFELAETVLEEAIVDRPLTDDVTTAAALLDRFTELANDAEYAAMYEAEYDAGHAAAAEPTDRHPRGIA; encoded by the coding sequence ATGAAGTCGTCCCACAGGGCGGACCCGCCGGGCGTCGGCCGGGCCGGAACGCCTGATCGGGCCGCTCTTGTCGTACTGGACGGACAGAGCCTCCCGGTCGCCGACGTCGTACGCCTGGCCGAAGGCGCCGCTCGTCCCGTACCCGGGACCGACGCCATGAAGCGCGTCGAGCAGAGCTGGTACGTCGCCCGTGAGCTGGCCGCCTCGGGCCGGGTGTACGGGCGGTCCACCGGCGTCGGCGCCAACCGGGGCGAGGCCGTGCCCAGCGAGGCCGCCGACCACGGGCTGCGCCTGCTGCGCAGCCACGCCGGTGCCGTCGGCGCGCCACTGCCCGCCCGCGAGGTGCGCGCCATGCTCGCCGTACGGGCCAATCAGCTGCTCGCGGGCGGCGCCGGGCTGCGGCCCACCGTCGTCACTGCGCTGTGCGAGGCGCTGGAGTCGGGGGCGTACCCCCTGGTCCACGAGTTCGGCTCGGTCGGTACGGGCGACATCGCGGCGCTCGCGCAACTGGGCCTCGCGCTGGCGGGCGAGCACCCCTGGCTGGGTGGGTACGGCGATGGGGATGGAGGCGATGGGGATGGCGGCGGCCGGTCTTCCGGCCGGGGGGCCGGCCGGAGTCCCGCCCCTGGCCCTGACCGGAGTCCCGCCCGGGGGCCCGCCGCGCAGCCGCTCGACAACAACGACGCCCTCGCGCTGATCAGCAGCAACGCCCTGACGCTCGGTCAGGCCGCCCTCGCGCTGGACGAGTTGCGCCGCCTCCTCGTCGCCACCGAACTGGTGGCCGCGCTCTCCCTGCTGGCCGTGGACGGCTCCTACGAGGCGTACGCGGAACCCGTGCACGCCGCGCGCCCGCACCCGGGCTCGTACGCCGTCGCCGCCCGCATGCGGGGGCTCCTCGGCGCCCCCGAGCGGCCGGGGCCGCCCCTCGGCCGGATCCAGGACCCGTACGGCTTCCGCTGCGTCCCGCAGATACACGGCCCGGCGCGCGACGCCGCCGACGCGCTGGAGAGCGCCCTCGCCGTCGAGATCAACGCAGCCGCCGAGAACCCGCTGATCTTTCCGGGCACGGAGACGGACCCGATCCCCGCCGCGTACCACCACGGCGGCTTCTATCTGGCCCAGATCGCGCTGGCGCTGGACCACTTCAGGCTCTCCCTCGTCCAGACCGCGCGGCTCTCCACCTCCCGGCTCTCCGCCCTGAACGAGCCAGGTTTCACCCGGCTGCGCCCCTTCCTCGCCGACGCCGAGCCCGCCAGTTCCGGGGTGATGATCCTGGAGTACGCCGCCGGGGCGGCCCTGGGCGATCTGCGCGCGTACGCGGCGCCCGCCTCGCTCGGCCACGCGGTCCTGTCCCGGGGCGTGGAGGAGCAGGCCAGCTTCGCTTCGCTGGCCGCGCGCCAGACGCTGCGGCTCGCGGACGCGTACCGGCTGGTCGTCGGCTGCGAACTGGTCGCCGCCGTAAGGGCGTTGCGCCAGCGCGGACTGCGCCCGGAGCCCGGACTCCCGGTCGGCCGGGCCTTCGAACTGGCCGAGACCGTACTGGAGGAGGCGATCGTCGACCGGCCGTTGACCGATGATGTGACCACGGCCGCCGCGCTGCTCGACCGGTTCACGGAGCTGGCGAACGACGCGGAGTACGCCGCGATGTACGAGGCCGAATACGACGCGGGCCATGCCGCAGCCGCCGAACCCACCGACCGACACCCAAGGGGGATCGCATGA
- a CDS encoding protein kinase domain-containing protein, with amino-acid sequence MDGLNPDDPGWIGSYRLLGRLGEGGMGRVYLARSERGRTVAVKVVREELARKPDFRRRFTLEVNAARRVGGEWTAPVLDADTDAPTPWVATGYVAGPSLTEVVDVQYGPLPRKSLRALAIGLIRALQAIHGAGLVHRDLKPSNVLVTIDGPRVIDFGIARTLDTAAQSGDGLTGTGALVGSPGYMSPEQVRGERVSFASDVFCLGAVLAYTATGRLPFGTGEGGIHSLLFRIAEEEADLTGIPEPWGELIASCLAKDAAQRPSLEALLASIEGAADADGVPGAAPGAASGGAWLPGEVLAALGRHAVGLLDSEDPEGHVLAGSATRPGPAAAATAAAGAGAVPVAGFGPPLAYVPSTPPPWHSPAPGGFQAPAPAAYTPFPPPARSARALSVALTILLCLFVLPLLLRGFVLAVAYSRLGAQDSMSSPDAIGDFADLRFATMASEGLNMLMGVVVATMWLFWFQRTRFNAESFAPGRLRYASGLASGSWFIPIVNLYMPKRIADDIWTATTGRPTGDQRWRLHTWWWLWLGYLVVSAIDSISSWYDGTFVVEATDSIVTAQFSNLLGIVSTVLAILFVTRLTTLQQARIAGHARGLSW; translated from the coding sequence ATGGACGGTTTGAATCCGGATGATCCGGGCTGGATCGGCAGCTACCGACTGCTCGGCAGACTCGGTGAGGGCGGCATGGGGCGGGTCTATCTGGCGCGTTCCGAGCGCGGCCGTACGGTCGCGGTCAAGGTCGTCCGGGAAGAACTGGCCCGCAAGCCCGACTTCAGGCGGCGCTTCACGCTGGAGGTGAACGCGGCGCGGCGGGTCGGCGGGGAGTGGACGGCGCCCGTGCTGGACGCCGATACGGACGCGCCGACGCCGTGGGTCGCCACCGGTTACGTCGCCGGGCCCTCGCTCACCGAGGTGGTGGACGTCCAGTACGGACCGCTGCCCCGGAAGTCCCTGCGCGCGCTGGCGATCGGGCTCATACGCGCGCTCCAGGCCATCCACGGCGCGGGACTCGTGCACCGCGATCTCAAGCCTTCGAACGTCCTGGTGACGATCGACGGGCCCCGCGTCATCGACTTCGGCATCGCGCGCACCCTCGACACGGCGGCGCAGTCCGGCGACGGACTCACCGGAACGGGCGCCCTCGTGGGGTCGCCGGGTTACATGTCGCCCGAGCAGGTGCGCGGGGAGCGGGTGTCGTTCGCGAGTGACGTCTTCTGCCTGGGCGCCGTACTGGCGTACACGGCGACGGGACGGCTGCCCTTCGGCACCGGCGAGGGCGGGATCCACTCGCTGCTCTTCCGGATCGCGGAGGAGGAGGCGGACCTCACGGGGATTCCCGAGCCCTGGGGAGAGCTGATCGCGTCCTGCCTCGCGAAGGACGCGGCCCAACGCCCTTCACTGGAGGCGCTGTTGGCGTCCATCGAGGGTGCGGCGGACGCGGACGGCGTGCCCGGCGCCGCTCCGGGCGCCGCGTCCGGTGGCGCGTGGCTGCCGGGCGAGGTGCTGGCGGCGCTGGGCAGGCACGCCGTGGGGCTCCTGGACAGTGAGGATCCGGAAGGCCACGTACTCGCCGGGAGCGCGACGAGGCCCGGGCCGGCGGCAGCAGCGACAGCGGCAGCGGGGGCGGGAGCCGTGCCCGTGGCGGGCTTCGGGCCGCCCCTCGCGTACGTCCCGTCGACGCCGCCCCCGTGGCACAGCCCTGCGCCGGGCGGCTTCCAGGCCCCGGCCCCCGCCGCGTACACCCCCTTCCCGCCGCCCGCCCGCTCGGCCCGAGCCCTCTCGGTGGCCCTGACCATCCTGCTCTGCCTGTTCGTACTGCCCCTGCTGCTGCGGGGCTTCGTCCTCGCTGTCGCCTACAGCCGTCTCGGGGCGCAGGACAGCATGTCTTCCCCCGACGCCATCGGGGACTTCGCGGACCTGAGGTTCGCGACGATGGCGTCCGAAGGTCTCAACATGCTGATGGGCGTGGTGGTGGCGACCATGTGGCTGTTCTGGTTCCAGCGCACGCGGTTCAACGCCGAGTCCTTCGCGCCGGGGCGCCTCCGCTACGCGTCGGGGCTGGCGTCCGGTTCCTGGTTCATCCCGATCGTCAACCTCTACATGCCCAAGCGGATCGCGGACGACATCTGGACGGCGACGACCGGCCGGCCGACGGGTGATCAGCGGTGGCGGCTGCACACCTGGTGGTGGCTCTGGCTCGGCTACCTCGTGGTGTCCGCGATCGACTCGATCAGCAGCTGGTACGACGGCACCTTCGTCGTCGAAGCCACGGACAGCATCGTCACCGCGCAGTTCAGTAACCTCCTCGGCATCGTCTCCACCGTGCTGGCCATCCTCTTCGTGACCCGGCTCACCACCCTCCAGCAGGCCCGCATCGCGGGCCATGCCCGGGGGCTGTCCTGGTAG
- the tsaD gene encoding tRNA (adenosine(37)-N6)-threonylcarbamoyltransferase complex transferase subunit TsaD, giving the protein MADEPLVLGIETSCDETGVGIVRGTTLLADAIASSVDEHARFGGVVPEVASRAHLEAMVPTIERALKEAGVSARDLDGIAVTAGPGLAGALLVGVSAAKSYAYALGKPLYGVNHLASHICVDQLEHGPLPEPTMALLVSGGHSSLLLAPDITSDVRPMGATIDDAAGEAFDKIARVLHLGFPGGPVIDRLAREGDPAAIAFPRGLTGPRDAAYDFSFSGLKTSVARWIEAKRAAGEEVPVRDVAASFQEAVVDVLTRKAVRACKDQGVDHLMIGGGVAANSRLRALAAERCERAGIRLRVPRPGLCTDNGAMVAALGAEMVARNRPASDWELSADSSLPVTEPHVPGHEHGHGEGHGHGHGHGHGHGDGHGHDHDHLHELSKENLYS; this is encoded by the coding sequence ATGGCTGACGAACCCCTCGTCCTCGGTATCGAGACCTCCTGTGACGAGACCGGCGTCGGCATCGTGCGCGGTACGACGCTGCTCGCCGACGCCATCGCGTCGAGCGTCGACGAGCACGCCCGCTTCGGCGGCGTCGTACCGGAGGTCGCGTCCCGCGCGCACCTGGAGGCGATGGTCCCGACGATCGAGCGCGCGCTGAAGGAGGCCGGGGTCTCGGCCCGCGACCTGGACGGGATCGCGGTCACCGCGGGGCCCGGTCTGGCCGGCGCGCTGCTGGTCGGCGTCTCGGCGGCCAAGTCGTACGCGTACGCCCTGGGCAAGCCGCTGTACGGCGTGAACCACCTCGCCTCCCACATCTGCGTCGACCAGCTGGAGCACGGTCCGCTGCCCGAGCCGACGATGGCGCTGCTGGTCAGCGGCGGCCACTCGTCGCTGCTGCTCGCGCCGGACATCACCTCCGACGTACGGCCCATGGGGGCGACGATCGACGACGCGGCGGGCGAGGCGTTCGACAAGATCGCGCGCGTGCTGCACCTGGGCTTCCCGGGCGGTCCGGTGATCGACCGGCTGGCCCGGGAGGGCGACCCGGCGGCGATCGCGTTCCCGCGCGGTCTGACCGGGCCGCGCGACGCCGCGTACGACTTCTCCTTCTCCGGGCTGAAGACGTCGGTGGCCCGCTGGATCGAGGCGAAGCGGGCGGCGGGCGAGGAGGTGCCCGTACGGGACGTGGCGGCGTCGTTCCAGGAGGCGGTGGTCGACGTGCTGACGCGAAAGGCGGTGCGCGCCTGCAAGGACCAGGGCGTGGACCATCTGATGATCGGCGGCGGAGTCGCGGCCAACTCCCGGCTGCGCGCGCTGGCGGCGGAGCGCTGCGAGCGCGCGGGCATCCGGCTGCGGGTGCCGCGTCCGGGGCTGTGCACGGACAACGGCGCGATGGTGGCGGCGCTGGGCGCGGAGATGGTGGCGCGCAACCGGCCGGCCTCGGACTGGGAGCTGTCGGCGGACTCGTCGCTGCCGGTGACGGAGCCGCATGTGCCGGGGCACGAGCACGGGCATGGTGAGGGTCACGGGCACGGTCACGGGCACGGTCACGGGCATGGTGACGGTCACGGCCATGACCACGATCATCTGCACGAGCTGAGCAAGGAGAACCTGTACTCATGA
- a CDS encoding TetR/AcrR family transcriptional regulator, with the protein MVETRPGDIGRRETRATLVEVAARLLSEQGAAAVTTRAVAQAAGAQAPTIYRLFGDKDGLLDAVAEHVFAAHVAGKKRAEDSGDPIEDLRAGWDVHVGFGLANPALFGLLTDPGRGARSPAVAAGLEVLRARVRRVAATGRLRVSERRAVELIHAAGTGAVLALLAMEPQDRDLGLGDAMYEAVTRSILTEAPTPAPVSDSVSAPAPVSAPAPAPGSGAAEDGTAAAAVAFRTVVPRLPTLTAVERALMSEWLDRAIGR; encoded by the coding sequence ATGGTGGAGACACGACCCGGAGATATCGGCAGACGCGAGACGCGGGCGACGCTTGTGGAGGTCGCGGCGAGGCTCCTGAGCGAGCAGGGTGCGGCCGCCGTCACCACCCGGGCCGTCGCCCAGGCGGCGGGCGCGCAGGCACCGACGATCTACCGGTTGTTCGGGGACAAGGACGGCCTGCTCGACGCCGTCGCGGAACACGTCTTCGCCGCCCATGTCGCCGGTAAGAAGCGCGCCGAGGACAGCGGCGACCCGATCGAGGACCTTCGGGCGGGGTGGGACGTGCATGTCGGCTTCGGCCTGGCCAACCCGGCGCTGTTCGGCCTTCTCACGGATCCCGGCCGGGGCGCCCGTTCACCGGCTGTGGCCGCCGGCCTGGAGGTCCTGCGGGCTCGCGTGCGCCGCGTCGCGGCGACCGGCCGGCTCCGCGTCTCGGAGCGCCGCGCCGTCGAGCTGATTCACGCCGCCGGTACCGGTGCCGTGCTCGCCCTGCTCGCCATGGAGCCGCAGGACCGGGACCTCGGCCTCGGCGACGCGATGTACGAGGCGGTGACGCGGTCGATCCTGACCGAAGCGCCGACGCCCGCGCCCGTATCCGACTCCGTATCCGCGCCCGCGCCTGTATCCGCGCCCGCGCCCGCCCCCGGGTCCGGGGCCGCCGAGGACGGCACGGCCGCGGCCGCCGTCGCGTTCCGGACCGTCGTACCCCGGCTTCCGACGCTGACCGCCGTCGAGCGCGCGCTCATGTCCGAGTGGCTGGACCGGGCCATCGGCCGCTGA
- a CDS encoding ABC transporter permease produces the protein MTVDWSWISDHAGDLTTLTLSHLQAALTAVVLGLLISLPLAVLAHRVRPLRGLLLGMSNVLFTIPSIAVFVLLLPVSGLTRTTTVIGLTIYTLVVLLRNTVEGLDSVPAKAREAAVAMGTRPLRTLLTVELPLALPVIMAGVRIATVMSISLVSVATYIGDGGLGQLFTDGFQRNFPTPVVAGIFLTLLLALVADALLVTVQYVLTPWTRRPRTRRPRTTRLRTTRPRTTRPRTSGKG, from the coding sequence ATGACCGTCGACTGGTCCTGGATCTCCGATCACGCGGGCGATCTCACCACGCTCACCCTCAGCCACCTCCAGGCCGCCCTGACCGCCGTCGTCCTCGGCCTGCTGATCTCCCTCCCGCTGGCCGTTCTCGCCCACCGGGTCCGCCCGCTGCGCGGGCTGCTCCTCGGGATGTCGAACGTCCTGTTCACCATCCCCTCGATCGCGGTCTTCGTGCTCCTGCTGCCCGTCTCGGGGCTGACCAGGACCACGACCGTGATCGGTCTGACGATCTACACCCTCGTCGTCCTGCTGCGGAACACCGTCGAGGGTCTCGACTCCGTGCCCGCCAAGGCCCGCGAGGCCGCCGTCGCGATGGGCACGCGCCCGCTGCGCACGCTGCTGACCGTCGAGCTGCCGCTCGCGCTGCCGGTGATCATGGCGGGGGTGCGGATCGCCACCGTCATGTCGATCTCGCTGGTCAGCGTCGCCACGTACATCGGTGACGGCGGGCTCGGCCAGCTGTTCACCGACGGCTTCCAGCGCAACTTCCCCACCCCCGTGGTGGCCGGGATCTTCCTGACCCTGCTGCTGGCGCTGGTCGCGGACGCGCTGCTGGTGACGGTGCAGTACGTGCTGACCCCCTGGACGAGGCGCCCCCGCACGAGGCGCCCCCGGACGACGCGGCTCCGCACGACGCGCCCCCGGACGACGCGCCCCCGGACGAGCGGGAAGGGCTGA